In Chelmon rostratus isolate fCheRos1 chromosome 4, fCheRos1.pri, whole genome shotgun sequence, a genomic segment contains:
- the znf644b gene encoding zinc finger protein 644: MSDLKPNAREDKDVESASDSPGRTQQPLQSHTFSLKNNAAGLSSDEHENPLNGTQPNPFVYSSVPAVPHAGNSLPSGALVNGPGSHPTSEVHCVLNKGTVLSNNVLDAAWQAEKDTSPEVSPPPSELQSDARKNTAGPVVKTLAAQPGVNTPLSHSEENESKLACSTLSGDGAEQMHISQPLTKQTMKTRSRRDVERSESSSDDYDDAEVIRRDSTRERFLQDGRRLETKVMHQRDTKHNPHVKCMSGSPEKVNSSLNLRHFCLCCGNDVENVDTGNKDDSLGTQSDIKYSGVPFKDVSTNAASDSQRCIYSTAQEGCNEENDPEDGDGFSPKVEQVKMEQVEQAPLLFSCTICNVNFKEKIHFHRHMMYHLGKHNQVNSEDVSQPFICRECGRLFCDSNSLLSHITIHQDRLENLTEEIKEDRECPQCVFGCNCPKIFVQHAKTRDNLKHYYFCEECNYMTLTQQALEAHLHVAHLNKHQPQCRKVTPNDAEEAARVQFQCKMGFFSSGDKMVLERHSELEHQRPRYANGKVSDQPRIAGSKPNLQTAHFALCSAKNWDIYIQNSSEKTVNSTQFKGRVGCAKNMLSPSLWRVDRHGKLLLQPMEKLDVATDLTCVEEDADCKAFGSSKQTNCPATPDFLLSARNLKLDQMFYQDGKNERLQAQAKQNPPSVRRMSTPLHNTIDNLNGNKSPRLSQRLKKESAEKELERGCEGGSSFSDDTSRATGSFLESSENERNPYARRYFRKRQKFSAKDQNPRVLKDEDDGDEDCSDIEQLIIKEEYVETTVCGDSPQSPPTSTSVPAQGAEHKPCPYCPATFESGVGLSNHVRGHLHRVGLSYNARHMVSPEQVALRDHQPRLRRRIPCGTRRIRRAVKPEGQGEHTCPLCWGWFDTKTGLSNHVRGHLKRIGRRVTSTSKSPLCILNELLQDKREHRNILQVLHKSHFPSRSSVSQRLFSSSGLVPMSMGLPVKIQYEMRSPHPILDGFVPKQEAEAFSERKKLLVEAQRGTKSSSSTLVELLKMRQESMELAARTSPDAYATRKLCDLTKDYTEEAQMTGVEPNWAHEECDPSRICVQCNSTLAGLPGHLHAFVHRKRTGVYEGPGSDYKQKKPRLRPGLKKKILHSLNAEIYTLTCRFCDLVFQGPLSIQEDWIKHLQRHLLHTSVPHSGTGMVEVLGLHHKIQISMSAAHPDLEENFTI, from the exons ATGTCTGATTTGAAGCCAAATGCACGAGAGGACAAAGACGTGGAGTCTGCGTCTGACAGCCCAGGTCGTACTCAGCAGCCATTACAGAGTCACACATTCTCCCTGAAGAACAATGCTGCAGGTCTGTCCTCAGATGAACACGAAAACCCTTTAAATGGAACCCAGCCGAATCCATTTGTATACAGCAGTGTCCCTGCTGTTCCCCATGCAGGCAATTCATTGCCTTCAGGAGCACTTGTTAATGGACCTGGTTCACACCCCACCTCAGAGGTACACTGTGTCCTGAACAAAGGCACTGTTTTATCCAACAATGTCCTGGATGCCGCGTGGCAAGCGGAGAAGGACACGAGCCCCGAGGTGTCGCCACCACCTAGTGAGCTTCAATCAGACGCTCGGAAGAACACAGCGGGGCCCGTCGTAAAAACACTGGCCGCACAGCCAGGTGTCAACACGCCACTGTCGCACTCGGAGGAGAATGAGTCTAAACTGGCCTGTTCCACACTGTCAGGTGACGGCGCGGAGCAAATGCACATTAGCCAACCTTTGACAAAGCAGACAATGAAAACAAGATCTCGACGGGACGTAGAGCGGTCAGAAAGCTCTTCCGATGATTACGATGACGCTGAGGTAATCAGACGGGATTCAACCAGAGAGCGCTTCTTGCAGGATGGCAGAAGGCTGGAGACCAAAGTGATGCACCAAAGAGACACGAAGCACAATCCACATGTAAAATGCATGTCAGGCTCTCCAGAAAAGGTTAACAGCAGTTTGAATCtcagacatttctgtctctgctgcgGTAatgatgttgaaaatgttgacaCTGGCAACAAAGATGATTCTTTGGGTACACAGTCTGATATTAAATATTCTGGTGTGCCATTCAAAGATGTGTCTACGAACGCAGCTTCAGACTCGCAGCGCTGTATTTATAGCACAGCGCAGGAAGGCTGTAATGAGGAAAATGACCCTGAAGATGGAGACGGTTTTAGTCCGAAAGTGGAACAGGTGAAGATGGAACAAGTTGAGCAGGCTCCGCTTCTCTTTTCATGCACCATATGCAATGTTAATttcaaggaaaaaatacatttccataGACATATGATGTATCATTTAGGCAAGCATAATCAGGTGAACAGTGAGGATGTTTCACAGCCCTTTATATGCAGGGAGTGTGGGCGTTTGTTCTGCGATAGCAACTCCCTCCTGAGCCACATCACTATTCACCAAGACAGGCTGGAAAACCTTACGGAGGAAATCAAAGAAGACAGGGAGTGTCCTcagtgtgtatttggttgtaaTTGTCCTAAAATCTTTGTCCAGCACGCCAAAACACGCGATAATCTGAAGCACTACTACTTCTGTGAGGAGTGCAACTACATGACGCTCACACAGCAAGCACTCGAAGCACACTTACATGTCGCACACCTCAACAAACACCAGCCTCAATGCAGGAAAGTCACTCCTAATGATGCAGAGGAAGCGGCCCGGGTTCAGTTTCAATGTAAAATGGGGTTTTTCAGTAGTGGGGACAAAATGGTATTGGAAAGACACTCGGAGCTGGAGCATCAGCGACCACGCTATGCTAACGGTAAGGTTTCTGACCAGCCCAGGATAGCTGGCTCTAAACCAAATCTGCAAACAGCCCATTTCGCCCTCTGCTCTGCTAAAAACTGGgacatttacattcaaaacTCCAGTGAAAAAACAGTCAATTCTACTCAGTTTAAGGGTCGCGTCGGCTGCGCCAAAAACATGCTCTCGCCGTCATTGTGGCGGGTCGACAGACATGGGAAATTACTCCTACAACCGATGGAAAAATTAGATGTGGCAACTGATCTCACCTGTGTGGAAGAAGATGCTGACTGCAAGGCTTTTGGCAGCTCGAAGCAGACAAACTGTCCTGCGACCCCTGATTTTTTACTGTCAGCCAGAAATCTTAAATTAGACCAGATGTTTTATCAGGATGGCAAGAACGAGCGTTTACAAGCACAAGCAAAGCAAAATCCTCCATCGGTGAGAAGAATGTCAACACCCTTGCATAACACTATTGACAATTTGAATGGTAATAAATCGCCACGACTTAGCCAGAGGCTAAAGAAAGAGTCTGCAGAGAAGGAGTTAGAGAGAGGCTGTGAGGGcggcagcagcttcagtgatgACACCAGCCGAGCTACAGGCAGCTTCTTGGAAAGCAGCGAGAATGAAAGGAACCCATATGCTCGCAGGTATTTCAGAAAGAGGCAGAAGTTTTCAGCCAAAGACCAGAACCCTCGTGTACTcaaggatgaagatgatggagaTGAAGACTGTAGTGACATAGAGCAACTCATAATCAAAGAGGAGTATGTCGAAACAACAGTGTGCGGCGATTCCCCACAGTCGCCTCCTACATCTACGAGCGTCCCCGCACAGGGAGCAGAGCACAAGCCCTGTCCCTACTGCCCTGCCACGTTCGAGTCCGGAGTGGGTCTGTCCAATCACGTGCGAGGGCACCTTCACCGAGTTGGTTTGAGCTACAACGCCCGGCACATGGTTTCGCCGGAGCAGGTGGCGCTGCGGGACCATCAGCCACGACTCCGCAGAAGGATCCCCTGTGGCACGAGGAGAATCAGGAGAG CTGTGAAGCCAGAAGGCCAAGGCGAGCACACATGTCCCCTCTGCTGGGGTTGGTTTGATACCAAGACTGGACTCTCCAACCATGTGAGGGGACATCTGAAACGAATTGGCAGAAGAGTTACCAGCACCAGTAAGTCCCCGCTGTGCATCCTCAATGAGCTCCTGCAGGACAAACGGGAGCATCGGAACATCCTCCAGGTCCTCCACAAGAGCCACTTCCCCTCACGATCCTCTGTCTCTCAGAGGTTATTCAGCAGCAGCGGTCTGGTCCCGATGAGCATGGGCCTCCCAGTGAAAATCCAGTATGAGATGAGGAGTCCGCATCCCATATTGGACGGCTTTGTACCaaagcaggaggcagaggccttctcagagaggaagaagcttCTGGTAGAAGCACAAAGAGGCACTAAGTCCTCCTCCAGCACTTTAGTTGAACTGCTTAAGATGAGACAGGAAAGCATGGAGCTTGCAGCGAGAACCAGCCCGGACGCCTATGCAACCAGGAAGCTCTGTGATTTGACCAAAGATTACACAGAGGAGGCACAGATGACCGGCGTGGAGCCAAACTGGGCTCATG AGGAATGTGATCCAAGTAGGATTTGTGTTCAGTGTAACAGCACATTGGCCGGGCTTCCTGGTCATCTTCACGCCTTTGTACACAGGAAGAGGACTGGCGTCTATGAAGGACCAG gcTCTGATTATAAACAGAAGAAGCCAAGACTGAGGCCTGGGCTGAAAAAGAAGATTTTGCACTCCTTGAATGCTGAGATATACACACTCACCTGCAG ATTCTGTGATCTCGTCTTCCAGGGTCCCCTGTCTATCCAGGAAGACTGGATCAAGCATTTACAGAGGCACCTTCTGCACACCAGCGTGCCCCACTCAGGGACGGGGATGGTAGAGGTTTTGGGTCTTcatcacaaaatacaaataagcATGTCTGCTGCGCACCCAGATCTCGAGGAGAATTTTACCATCTAG